The nucleotide sequence tgggataccttgatcgggttttatattatttggatggagtgtggaTTAAGTGGgccttccttccatcagtggcgcTACTGTTATAAGATGCGCCCGGTGAAAGCATGTGCTGGTTATGCCGAATGTGCATGTTGGAGCGAGAGAGAGCGTATCGTCTTTGATAAGAGAAAGACGTACTGCACATGGAAGAAacgttggtgctttctttataatgattgggagcatgctaagggtgtcacgcctgagcgacgtgttcctactcacttccagactgtaggttgtaatgtatccattttctcattatttgctattgttgtgattttctcttgcttctaaGATTTTTCGTCATGCAGTGACACAAGGCACCATCAAACTCTCCGGATAAGAGCTAGCTGATGTAGAGAAAGTgctgagggtgcccaaagaagATAAACATTTGGGTAAGCTACGACCTTTGTTTCGAAAGTACGGTTTCCAGCCCTTAGTTTTCGAGTGCCAAAGACGAgcgagtaagttgtatccttcaCTTGATCCTTGTTCTTccctcatttattttattttatttttttatatagatatataatgtggtattccttactttgattttcCTTGTTCAGTGGAGAAGGTGGGCAAGAAAGTGGAGACTAGCACCAAGAAAATGAAAGTGCCCATGTTAGTTCCTTCAGAAGACATCCTGTTTCACAAGGAAGCTCGCAAGCACCGAGTGAGACCAATCATTAAAACTAAGTCTCGAGAAGAAGTCCTCAGGGTTGCTGCCTCGAAGAAAGCTGAAGCTGAGGCCATTGGATGTGCTGCTGCCATAGTTGCCGGGGAAGATAGGCGATTGCCGCCTCCTCTTCCTACTATCAATCCTATCTTTCCTCCAGTTAGGGAGCACATTGGGCAGAAAGGTGATCCTAGTTCTAGCAGCGAGGGTAAAAATAAGGAAGAGGTTGGCAGTGTCCCTTGGAAGGATTTGAAGGTTGCCATGCGGCCAAAGGACTTTGGGTATATCAACAATTGCCCGGCAGGGCGTCGATTCACTttcgatgagctcggagagcccttagctaaAGATGAATCAgattgcgaccggatgttgaagctgacttcatatgtgagtgttactttgtcatttccttgTTTTCTCCTCTTTATTAGCATTATTTTGGTAGCGATGATCGTCTTGTCATGCAGGTCATGGCTGAATATCACGACAGACTGCGAGAGGTTGAGCGGTGCAAGgtgaaattgaaagagaataagcagcttgtgaatGATGCCAGGAAGACGAGCAAAGCTTTGGCTGAGGCCATCCAAGTCAAGGATCAACATtttgagagtttgaagaggCGGAATGGTGAGAAATTGAGACTCAAGGTACAGTTGGAGGCGACTAAGAAACAATTGGAGACAACTATGCTCgaggtttccaaggttaaagGGGAGTTGGATAGTGCCTTAGTTGAGGTTTCTGAGCTGAAGAGTAGTATCCCGACTGAGAAGGAAGCTGCTGTGAAGGAGTTCTTGGGTTCCCAGgcctttctccatgtccttagaCCTTGCTGTACCTGGGAAGTtcactttgaaaaaaggaaGTGGATAGCtgtccttgatcgttatgatgatgtAAGCGTTCTTCGAAAATACCGTGAAGAAATAGATGAGCATTACCGAAAAGGTGAAACCTTTGACCTTGCAGTTTATTATAGCAGTGCAGATGAGTCTGGCGATGAGGCTAGTGCTGATGAGCAGAGTCATCAGGGTGATGATGAGTTTGGAAATGCAGAAAATGGCGGTAGGACTCAGAGTGATATGATCAGGGGTTCAACCTCAGATGAGGATGACTAGAAGTGCTTTCACTTTCTGCATGTACTCTACCTGCACTAGTTTATTGTTTgtatggcatgtgccatgttatAAAcctgagagtttttttttttggcatgtttatgagtgtttgcatTATCAAGCAAGTGTTTGTATTATCAAGCTTCAAGTGTTTGCATTATCAAGCTTCAAGTGTTTGCcctatcattgatgaatgtttggctatgtttgcatagatcctttgtatagtcttgttgacacatacttagattttattttgtattggaaacatttgcgttgaagcttcaacatttgagtgtttcattgctcaaaatgtaaaagagtttagggccgagttggccaaatcacctctttattgaattcatactaaatggtctttgttacataggatgctgaACGATTGTAGCTTAAcatttgtacaatgtgagtctatttgtaatagtacttcaagtggtcagcattccatggatggccaagggtctttccgtcggagcttctgagcttgtaggagccagagCGGCTAatgccgacgacctcgaacgctccgtcccagttaggactgagtgttccttcactcgggactctatcacagagtaatcttttcttcagtacccagtctcccactttgaaagagcgaggttttacccgtgagtcgtagtagttggagatgcgctgcttgtaggcgacattcctcaagtgagcctgatttttgtgttcctcgactagatccaggttgagggtgagttgtttgtcgttctcactctgcatgtagttctggattcagtatgttgcttgctcaagctcaaccgggacaactgcttttgtaccaaaagcaagtgagaatggagtttctcctgtggaagtccgatatgaagtgcggtatgaccaaagaacttggggtacgaattctggccaacaacctttagctttgtccaagctagttttcagagtgtgcttgattattttgttaaacgcctcgacttgtccattagactggggatgggctgaagaggcaaaacataagttgatgttgaacttagagcagaacatcctgaacttcttgttgtcgaactgccgcccattgtccgtgactatcgcattgggaatgccgaatctgcagatGATGTtattccatacgaagtcttctatttttgccttagtaatggttgccaaaggttctacttcagcccattttgtgaagtagtcaactgcaacgattgcatagcggaccttgcccttccctgcaggcattgggccgatcaaatcaagtccccattgggccaagggccaagggctgatcataggagtgagcggctcgggaagggagtgagggatagttgcgtggcgttgacacttatcacatgagcaagatattctgatggcatcttggtagagtgctggccaatagtatccttgccgaaaagtcttgtgtgctagggatcgagacccagcatgatctcggcagactccttcatgtatttcccgaaggacaatttccgcctttgcaggtgtaaggcatcttaggtatggcagggtaaaaccgcgcttgtagagttgctcattaatgatcaggtagcgggcatacttgtatcgaatctgcttagattggactttgtcatttgggagggtgccatgagcaaggaatttataaattggggtgatccaactatctccttgttgtaaattgcacactttcgcgaccatggtgcttggtgctgccaacaattcgacatgaatttttctcccaatcatGTCTTCCACTgtcgaggcgaggcgagccaaagcgtttgcatgactgtttaccgctcgaggaacttgggtgatctggtagtggaaatgCTTGAGCAAAAatcgtgtttgcgcaagatatgctgccatggagctatccttagcatcaaagttgttcgtgacttggttgaccactaattgggagtcactgaagatatcaatttgtttaaccccaaggtgcttggccaaacgtaagcctgctagaagggcttcgtattcggcctcgttgttcgatgccttgaatttgaaacgaagagcgtattctatcgccactttgtcgggggtagtgaggactaatcctgcttCGTAGccttgttggttggatgagccatcaacatacagactccatgctaggGTTGTTGATTTTATCTTTTGAGCTTCTGATGGTAATAAAGCTACTGCtgcaggtgtagaagcaatgtcaataggatatgtgaagtcggcgatgaaatctgttactgcttgacccttttcggctggttttggttggtaggagatgtcaaactcacccaatgctatcgcccatttaatcattcatccagacgtgtcaggactctggagtatttgttgaagagggtgattggtaagcacgatgatggcgtgtgcatggaaataagggcgaagttttcgagcagacatgaccaatgctagagctaatttctcactgttggagtatcgtgtctccgcatcttgtagggccttgctagcgtagtagacgggccgttcgacaccactgtcctttcgaataagaacagaacttactgctgaagttgaaaccgatagatagataatgaaagtgtcaccaacttctggtttggaaagcagaggggctttactcatgtactctttgaggttcctgaatgccttggcacattcctccgtccatgtaatgtacttcttatttcccttgagtgctttgaaaaaaggagcacatctgtctgtggccttagagatgaatctggttaaggctgccaccttgccagtaaggctttggatgtcttttgaagttattggctctttcatgtcgagtattgctttgatctttttggggttagcttcaatgccttgttggctaatcatgaagcctaagaatttgccagagcccacgccgaaggcacatttgttggggttcaacctcattcgataccttttcagaatggtgaaggtttcatataggttggtgaTATGCTGGTcggcatgtttgctcttgactaacatatcgtcaacataaacttccatgctcttcccgaTTTGTTCGGTAAACATTGAATTAACTAGCCTCTGATAAGTTGCccctgcattctttagaccgaagggcatgactttgtagtaATATAGTCCcatgtcagtagtgaaggttgtgtgttcttggtctgagaggttcatgaggatttggttgtatcctgaataagcgtccatgaagctcaagagctcacaccctgccgtagagtctataagtctatcaatgagaggaaggggggaactatccttcgggcatcctttgtttaagtcggtgtagtcgacacacattctccacaagaccttttgaagcaggagactttccttggtcggatttttcttaacaaggacaacatttgctacccatgttgggtaattgacttcacggacgaagcctatgtccttgagtttttcaacttctactttcatcgcctcgtatcgttcaacatcataagatcttcgcttctgttttactggtttggtcttgggatcaatactcaagtggtgacagatgatattgggagagatgcccggcatatctttatatgaccaagcgaagacctcgacattctcttgcaaaaaggagatcagcgacaaccgaaggggtggtgacaaagtggtgccaatcttcaccatgcgatctggatggtctttggagatagagacatttTCTAACttttcagcgggttgtgcttgctgggtgaatgagtcatctcgagggtcgtcgggttgactgttgccatcatgaagattcgtgttggcttcatctggactggtctttactacctggttatgtatagagagggtctccttggggacaggcaggtgttgttgcttaactaaagtgttgtaacatgatcgagcactaagttgatctcccctgatgtatccattgccgaaaggggttggaaacttcatcaacaacatatgtgtggataccatggccttgagatcattgatgcctgtgcgcccaaagatgacattgtatgtcgtcgggcaattgaccactaagaagttagtggtaatagtagctgtgtagaggcctgtaccaatggtgaggggtaagtgtatactccctaaaggttgtacgatatcgccagagaagcatatcagaggagaaatcaagcgatcgagcaagtgtttagctacattaaatgccttgaaagcttcagcaaacatgatattgactgaagcacctgtgtctatcaggattcgtttcacatcaaaatttgctatgtgagcctccatgatcagtgggtcgttgtgaaggtagatgatacctctttcttcctcagggtagaaacatattggatcccagttaggcttttgatacttgcctcccctgatgtcttccacgtgaaacacttgatggccaggtctcaaagtttgttcactgtttttcatggccctattggaagattcagacatgggtgtgccgccgcttatggaatatatcacattcacttgacgttggttacggttatcccttggagggtgaaggaggaactgatcaatttttccttcacgtgccaaagcttcaatatgatcacggaggatgatgcacttctcgccatcatggccattatactcgtggtagcaacaaaacatgcccgtgttcttcatggacttgtaatctggctgacttagctttggctttggtatcaggtgagctatactggggtagatggttgcgcatgtagcgttcaaaggtgtgtatgtctcatacctcggggtagggcctgtcttgacacgtgattggcccactgcgttAACTGCCTGGGGACGGGCGTTATTGTGATGATATCttgagttatcgcgatagtgccccttattctttttattaaaatgagattggtgaggatggcaatctttccttttgccctgggattgatatgtctgctgacttggcgaagcattaaatgaggcaggagggtgtgctgctaccgtttggaaggttgaggtt is from Malus sylvestris chromosome 5, drMalSylv7.2, whole genome shotgun sequence and encodes:
- the LOC126622633 gene encoding uncharacterized protein LOC126622633, which gives rise to MEKVGKKVETSTKKMKVPMLVPSEDILFHKEARKHRVRPIIKTKSREEVLRVAASKKAEAEAIGCAAAIVAGEDRRLPPPLPTINPIFPPVREHIGQKGDPSSSSEGKNKEEVGSVPWKDLKVAMRPKDFGYINNCPAGRRFTFDELGEPLAKDESDCDRMLKLTSYVMAEYHDRLREVERCKVKLKENKQLVNDARKTSKALAEAIQVKDQHFESLKRRNGEKLRLKVQLEATKKQLETTMLEVSKVKGELDSALVEVSELKSSIPTEKEAAVKEFLGSQAFLHVLRPCCTWEVHFEKRKWIAVLDRYDDVSVLRKYREEIDEHYRKGETFDLAVYYSSADESGDEASADEQSHQGDDEFGNAENGGRTQSDMIRGSTSDEDD